The following are encoded together in the Desulfococcus multivorans genome:
- the moaC gene encoding cyclic pyranopterin monophosphate synthase MoaC produces MSTFTHIDAEGRVRMVDVSGKWPTLRTATAGGRVTMTPETFEAIRDHRVRKGNVLETARIAGIMAAKRTAELIPMCHPLNLTHAQVDFFPEPETFSIRIEAVARIIDVTGIEMEVLTAVSVAALTIYDMCKAYDKSMTITDIRLLAKSGGKSGDFVRQREKKGETP; encoded by the coding sequence ATGTCCACATTCACCCACATTGACGCCGAAGGTCGGGTCCGGATGGTCGACGTTTCCGGAAAATGGCCGACCCTGAGAACGGCTACGGCCGGGGGACGCGTCACCATGACCCCCGAGACCTTCGAGGCGATCCGGGACCACAGGGTTCGAAAAGGGAACGTGCTGGAGACGGCCCGCATCGCAGGTATCATGGCCGCCAAGAGAACCGCGGAGTTGATCCCCATGTGCCACCCCCTCAACCTGACCCACGCCCAGGTGGATTTCTTTCCGGAGCCGGAAACCTTCTCCATCCGGATCGAGGCAGTCGCCAGGATCATCGACGTGACCGGCATTGAAATGGAGGTTCTGACCGCCGTGTCTGTCGCCGCTCTGACCATTTACGACATGTGCAAGGCCTACGACAAATCCATGACCATTACGGACATCCGACTTCTGGCCAAATCGGGTGGAAAGAGTGGAGATTTCGTGCGACAACGGGAAAAAAAGGGGGAAACCCCTTGA
- a CDS encoding NTP transferase domain-containing protein has product MGYPCSGVILAGGLSTRFSGRNKAFIEIGGIKILDRLYRLYRELFPEIILVTNAPQEYVDWDVTIVTDIFQERSSLTGIHAGLSAATYTHAFVAACDTPFLNRGLVEEVLQRIEPQFDIIIPKTREGFEPLCAVYARRCLAPMERSLSRDNFKIRGLFNKLKVRTVSEKVVLKHDPEKISFFNVNTPEDLEKAHRLHRDEMLRQTGEDKMDIRKMMAALKAHPDYADVGMVLYHNGVVRATSRDGRKVSGLRVAVDHDRLAEILREGKQRPGIVEILVEINEGKDLAVGDDVMLLAVAGDVRENVIETLTETLNAVKSTVTRKTEYFIES; this is encoded by the coding sequence ATGGGATATCCGTGCTCGGGCGTGATCCTGGCCGGTGGATTGAGCACCCGTTTTTCGGGGAGAAACAAGGCCTTTATCGAGATCGGCGGCATCAAGATACTCGATCGGCTTTACCGGTTGTACCGAGAGCTGTTTCCGGAGATCATCCTTGTGACCAACGCCCCCCAAGAGTATGTGGATTGGGATGTGACGATCGTGACGGACATTTTTCAGGAGCGAAGCTCCCTGACCGGTATCCATGCCGGATTGTCCGCGGCCACATACACCCATGCTTTTGTCGCGGCCTGCGACACCCCCTTTCTGAATCGGGGGTTGGTGGAGGAGGTGCTCCAACGCATCGAACCCCAATTCGACATCATCATCCCGAAAACGCGGGAAGGGTTTGAACCTCTGTGCGCGGTCTATGCCAGACGGTGCCTCGCACCCATGGAAAGAAGCCTTTCCAGGGACAATTTCAAAATCAGGGGGCTTTTCAACAAGCTCAAGGTCAGGACCGTTTCGGAAAAGGTCGTACTGAAGCATGACCCGGAGAAGATTTCATTTTTCAACGTCAACACGCCGGAGGATCTCGAAAAAGCGCATCGACTCCACCGCGATGAAATGCTTCGACAAACAGGAGAAGATAAGATGGATATCCGGAAAATGATGGCGGCCCTCAAGGCCCATCCCGATTATGCCGATGTCGGCATGGTGCTCTATCACAACGGCGTGGTCCGTGCCACGTCCCGGGACGGCAGAAAGGTCTCGGGGCTGCGGGTGGCCGTGGACCATGACCGGCTTGCCGAAATCCTGCGGGAGGGGAAGCAGCGACCGGGGATTGTCGAGATCCTCGTGGAGATCAACGAGGGGAAGGATCTCGCGGTAGGGGATGACGTCATGCTTCTGGCGGTGGCCGGGGATGTACGCGAGAACGTCATCGAAACCCTCACCGAGACGCTCAACGCCGTCAAATCCACCGTCACCCGCAAGACCGAGTATTTCATTGAATCCTGA
- a CDS encoding dynamin family protein → MHRENYINVLREEIVETVANHLTPSALKYGYSEIPLETNIKWRPMVLLIGNYSSGKSSLINEFLGAEIQDTGQAPTDDSFTVITYDETLADDAKIQVTEERDGKVLLNDPEYPFSTLRKQGQRFASHFRLKKCNSPFLKDLAIIDTPGMLDSITERDRGYDYQDVIGDLAQKAGLVLVLFDAHKAGTVREAYKSIRETLSAATFEDRIIFVLNRIDECTSFNDLLRVYGTLCWNLSQITGRKDIPMIRLTYSPNAAPKTVGAAGFRKAEYLPLLENQREDLRRAILDTPRRQLDHLASFVEVQGERLIHYMEALSEYREKRRKFRFQKILTGVLVSGLFGAVTAFSVLMLGIPDMILMGSAAGVGAAVFMIFWMSVVQKRQEAAFHQHIQTNIDTLTDVEDQTRKDSWEAVRELVRKHLAKGKGGYSLFELRRDLAILRQRTAQASQEIREAMGEVAALSDDEEADFDIPILSINEISKPVGLGDAYYENFRYTI, encoded by the coding sequence ATGCACCGTGAAAATTATATCAATGTGCTTCGGGAAGAGATCGTCGAGACCGTCGCCAACCACCTGACCCCCTCGGCCCTGAAATACGGCTACAGCGAAATTCCTCTTGAAACGAACATCAAATGGCGGCCCATGGTGCTGCTCATCGGCAATTATTCCTCGGGAAAATCCTCCCTGATCAACGAATTCCTTGGTGCGGAGATCCAGGATACCGGTCAGGCACCCACGGACGACTCCTTCACGGTGATCACTTATGATGAAACCCTCGCCGACGATGCGAAAATCCAGGTCACTGAAGAGCGGGACGGGAAGGTTCTGCTGAACGATCCGGAGTATCCTTTCTCCACCCTCAGGAAGCAGGGCCAGCGGTTTGCGTCTCATTTCAGGCTCAAGAAATGCAACTCGCCTTTTCTGAAGGATCTCGCGATCATCGACACCCCCGGGATGCTCGACAGCATCACCGAAAGAGATCGCGGCTACGACTACCAGGATGTCATCGGCGATCTGGCTCAGAAGGCGGGCCTGGTCCTCGTCCTTTTCGACGCCCACAAGGCCGGAACAGTCCGGGAAGCCTATAAAAGCATCCGGGAGACCCTGTCGGCCGCCACCTTCGAGGACCGCATCATCTTCGTCCTCAACCGCATTGACGAATGCACCTCCTTCAACGACCTCCTGCGGGTGTACGGGACGCTCTGCTGGAACCTTTCCCAGATCACCGGGCGTAAGGACATTCCCATGATACGGCTGACCTATTCCCCCAACGCAGCACCGAAAACCGTCGGCGCCGCAGGCTTTCGCAAGGCGGAATACCTGCCGCTCCTCGAAAACCAGCGCGAAGACCTCCGGCGGGCCATTCTCGATACGCCCCGGCGCCAGCTGGACCATTTGGCCAGCTTTGTCGAGGTCCAGGGAGAACGGCTCATTCATTACATGGAAGCCCTTTCGGAATACCGTGAAAAACGCCGAAAATTCCGGTTCCAGAAGATTTTGACGGGCGTCCTCGTCAGTGGTCTTTTCGGGGCCGTTACGGCCTTCTCCGTGTTGATGCTGGGAATCCCCGACATGATTCTTATGGGATCCGCAGCCGGCGTGGGTGCGGCGGTCTTCATGATCTTCTGGATGAGCGTCGTCCAGAAACGCCAGGAGGCGGCGTTCCACCAACATATACAGACGAATATAGACACCTTGACGGACGTCGAGGACCAGACCCGAAAGGACAGCTGGGAGGCGGTCCGCGAACTGGTCCGGAAACACCTGGCCAAGGGAAAGGGCGGCTACTCGCTGTTCGAGCTGAGACGTGACCTCGCGATTCTGCGACAGCGAACAGCGCAGGCGTCTCAGGAGATCCGGGAGGCCATGGGCGAGGTGGCGGCCCTGTCGGACGATGAAGAGGCCGATTTCGACATCCCGATTTTGTCCATTAACGAGATCAGCAAGCCTGTCGGCCTTGGAGACGCGTATTATGAAAATTTCAGATACACGATATGA
- the murJ gene encoding murein biosynthesis integral membrane protein MurJ: MTSYRKVGIASLIMMASVLLSRVIGLAREMVIAYAGGAGPEVDAYQVAFVIPEILNHLLASGFLSVTFIPIFSRYLAMDLEAEGWRVCSIIFTCFGSLLILLIIAASILAPQLIDLIAPGLDDPVLKAKAVRMTRIVMPAQFFFFTGGLFMAVQFARERFTVPALAPLVYNLGIIGFGALLSPYMGMEGFSWGALIGALAGNCIIQFFGARRVGMVLTLRFEFRHRDLKAYVLASLPLMVGLTMSFSTEFFLKFFGSYLPSGSIAALTYDLRIMFVLVGFFGQAVGTASFPYMARLAAENRLPEMNALLNITLKYLAAVIPFSVLFMVLRYEIVLLLFQRGRFDAAATALTARLLFYLMAGTVAFSAQSIVIRAYFAVQNTLFPSVFCSAGALLSIPVYVYNMQRWGADGIAAAISLSVVFQVWLLYALWNYRSRNLESAGVYRHYLKLTVVSAGIGVALERFRTWIAAGIDTQTPAGALAASVLVGTVFLALLLGAARLFRIREIEDIRQKMLTRVRTVLTRARPSPTAEKDRKA, encoded by the coding sequence ATGACATCCTATCGTAAAGTCGGTATCGCATCCCTGATCATGATGGCCTCGGTCCTCTTGAGCCGTGTGATCGGCCTGGCCCGGGAAATGGTTATTGCCTATGCAGGCGGGGCAGGCCCCGAGGTGGACGCCTACCAGGTGGCCTTCGTCATCCCCGAGATATTGAATCACCTCCTGGCCAGCGGGTTTCTTTCGGTCACCTTCATCCCCATCTTTTCCCGGTACCTGGCCATGGATCTGGAGGCGGAAGGTTGGCGGGTCTGTTCCATTATCTTCACCTGTTTCGGCAGCCTCCTGATCCTGCTCATCATCGCGGCGTCGATCCTGGCGCCCCAGCTCATCGACCTGATCGCTCCGGGCCTGGATGACCCCGTCCTCAAGGCCAAAGCCGTTCGGATGACCCGCATCGTCATGCCGGCTCAGTTCTTCTTCTTTACCGGGGGGCTTTTCATGGCGGTCCAGTTCGCCCGGGAACGCTTCACCGTTCCAGCCTTGGCGCCTCTCGTTTATAATCTGGGGATCATCGGGTTCGGAGCCCTTCTGAGTCCATACATGGGAATGGAGGGATTTTCCTGGGGAGCACTGATCGGCGCCTTGGCGGGCAACTGCATCATTCAGTTCTTCGGCGCACGGCGGGTCGGGATGGTCCTGACCCTCCGATTCGAGTTCAGGCATCGGGATCTGAAAGCATACGTCCTTGCCTCTCTGCCGCTCATGGTGGGACTCACCATGAGCTTCTCCACCGAATTCTTTCTGAAATTCTTCGGATCTTATCTGCCTTCAGGCAGCATCGCCGCCCTGACCTACGACCTCAGGATCATGTTCGTTCTGGTCGGCTTTTTCGGCCAGGCGGTGGGAACGGCCTCGTTTCCCTACATGGCCCGCCTGGCCGCCGAAAACCGTTTGCCCGAGATGAACGCGCTGCTGAACATCACGTTGAAATATCTGGCGGCGGTCATTCCTTTTTCCGTGCTGTTTATGGTCCTCCGGTACGAAATCGTGTTGCTGCTTTTCCAGCGGGGCCGTTTCGACGCGGCAGCGACGGCCTTGACCGCGCGCCTCCTCTTTTATCTGATGGCGGGTACCGTCGCTTTTTCAGCCCAATCCATCGTCATTCGCGCCTATTTTGCAGTTCAGAACACGCTGTTTCCATCGGTGTTCTGTTCGGCCGGCGCCCTCCTCAGTATTCCGGTCTACGTGTACAACATGCAGCGATGGGGAGCCGACGGCATTGCGGCTGCCATCTCGCTCTCGGTGGTCTTCCAGGTGTGGCTCCTGTATGCCCTGTGGAATTACCGAAGCCGCAACCTGGAAAGCGCCGGCGTCTACCGCCACTACCTCAAGCTCACCGTCGTCAGCGCGGGAATCGGGGTAGCCCTGGAGCGTTTCAGGACCTGGATCGCCGCAGGCATCGACACCCAGACCCCCGCAGGCGCACTTGCCGCCTCAGTGCTTGTCGGAACAGTCTTTCTGGCCCTGCTTCTCGGGGCTGCACGGCTCTTCAGGATCCGTGAAATCGAGGATATCCGCCAAAAAATGCTGACCCGCGTTCGAACCGTTCTGACGCGGGCCCGGCCCTCCCCCACGGCCGAAAAGGATCGGAAGGCATAG
- a CDS encoding acetate--CoA ligase family protein, whose translation MAYSRSRQPSRMEMMMYTGDSSDREARTFAGRVENNGIDPIINARSIAVIGASNRVGSVGLAAFKNLLSAGYKGVLYPVHPREKSIQGVKAYPALEAIPDFVDLAVVIIGADQVPGIVQSAADRGIKGCIVISAGFKEIGGHGVVLENRLKQIAASTGIRIIGPNCLGIINTDPDIRMNASFARIMPKSGNIAFISQSGALCTSVLDYAAGRNIGFSKFISFGNKADINEIDFLRYLKEDPDTQLILMYLEDISSGHAFMEIGKEITYQAGKPILVVKSGRSTEGARAAASHTGSLAGSDATYDAIFYQSGIQRVEGINELFNYAEAFSKQPLPRGNRVAIVTNAGGPGIMATDAAVRHGLKLATLSEETRAKLKTHLPPTASLGNPVDVIGDATHERYEAAIRTVVEDDGVDGAIVILTPQAMTDILETAEILPRVAADVNKPILGSFMGMVDVSEGVEYLQSHGIPNYVFPEAAARSMAAMVRFGERLATRERRRVITRMPCDADGVARFFRVKLAANEKAYVSEAEAYDIFAAYHLPVPRRRMIRDASEIDDAVAAVGLPAVMKIVSPDIIHKSDAGGVKVNLSTPEAVRSAYDEIIANALRYKADARIDGVLMVEMAGKGVEVILGATRDPAFGPICMFGLGGIFVEVMKDVTFRLAPMWELSAENMIRQIKSFRILEGVRGNPPSDLDALKQCIMKLSQLAADHPEIREMDINPLIVYPEGGGCVVADGRIMLERPRKGAV comes from the coding sequence ATGGCTTACAGCAGAAGCAGACAACCCTCAAGAATGGAGATGATGATGTATACTGGAGACTCAAGCGACAGAGAAGCGAGAACATTCGCGGGCCGTGTCGAAAATAACGGCATTGATCCGATCATCAACGCCCGCTCCATCGCCGTGATCGGCGCCAGCAACCGCGTGGGAAGCGTCGGTCTTGCGGCTTTCAAGAACCTGCTCAGCGCCGGGTACAAAGGCGTGCTCTATCCGGTTCATCCCCGTGAAAAATCGATTCAGGGCGTCAAGGCTTATCCCGCCCTGGAGGCAATTCCGGACTTCGTGGACCTGGCCGTCGTCATCATCGGCGCTGACCAGGTGCCCGGGATCGTTCAGTCGGCCGCGGACCGGGGCATCAAAGGCTGTATTGTGATCAGCGCCGGGTTCAAGGAGATCGGCGGCCACGGGGTGGTGCTTGAAAACCGGTTGAAGCAGATCGCGGCGAGCACCGGAATCCGAATCATCGGCCCCAACTGTCTGGGCATCATCAACACCGATCCCGACATTCGGATGAACGCCAGTTTCGCCCGGATCATGCCCAAAAGCGGAAATATCGCCTTCATATCCCAGTCGGGTGCCCTTTGCACCTCGGTGCTGGACTATGCCGCCGGCCGGAACATCGGTTTTTCCAAATTCATCAGCTTCGGGAACAAGGCCGACATCAACGAAATCGACTTTCTGAGGTATCTCAAGGAGGATCCCGATACCCAGCTGATTCTGATGTATCTCGAGGATATCAGCAGCGGCCATGCATTTATGGAGATTGGAAAGGAGATCACCTACCAGGCCGGAAAACCCATCCTCGTGGTCAAGTCGGGACGCTCGACAGAGGGTGCCAGGGCGGCGGCGTCCCACACCGGCTCTCTGGCCGGATCCGACGCCACCTACGACGCCATATTTTACCAGAGCGGCATCCAGCGGGTGGAGGGCATCAACGAACTGTTCAATTACGCAGAGGCGTTTTCAAAGCAGCCGCTGCCCCGGGGGAATCGGGTGGCCATCGTCACCAACGCCGGCGGCCCGGGAATCATGGCCACCGACGCGGCGGTCCGTCATGGGTTGAAACTGGCGACCCTTTCCGAAGAGACACGGGCCAAACTCAAGACGCACCTGCCGCCCACGGCGAGCCTCGGCAATCCGGTGGACGTCATCGGGGACGCCACCCACGAACGCTACGAGGCGGCCATTCGGACCGTGGTGGAGGATGACGGGGTCGACGGTGCCATCGTCATTCTGACGCCCCAGGCCATGACGGACATTCTCGAGACGGCGGAGATCCTTCCCCGGGTGGCGGCCGACGTGAACAAGCCGATATTGGGATCCTTCATGGGTATGGTGGATGTCTCCGAAGGTGTCGAATATCTCCAGTCCCACGGCATACCCAACTATGTGTTTCCCGAAGCCGCAGCCCGGTCCATGGCTGCCATGGTACGGTTCGGCGAACGTCTGGCCACCCGGGAGCGCCGCCGGGTGATCACCCGAATGCCCTGCGATGCCGACGGCGTGGCCCGGTTCTTCCGTGTAAAGTTGGCGGCGAATGAAAAAGCCTATGTATCGGAGGCGGAAGCCTACGACATATTCGCGGCCTATCATCTTCCGGTGCCCCGTCGTCGGATGATCCGTGACGCTTCGGAAATCGACGACGCTGTTGCCGCCGTCGGCCTCCCGGCAGTCATGAAGATCGTCTCCCCCGACATCATCCATAAATCCGATGCCGGGGGCGTAAAAGTCAATTTATCGACGCCTGAAGCCGTTCGGTCCGCTTATGACGAGATTATCGCCAACGCCTTGCGGTACAAGGCAGATGCCCGGATCGACGGCGTCCTTATGGTGGAGATGGCGGGGAAGGGAGTGGAAGTGATCCTGGGGGCCACGCGGGATCCGGCCTTCGGTCCCATCTGCATGTTCGGTCTCGGTGGGATCTTCGTGGAGGTCATGAAAGACGTGACATTCCGTCTTGCCCCCATGTGGGAGTTGAGCGCCGAGAATATGATCCGGCAGATCAAGAGCTTCCGGATCCTCGAGGGGGTTCGGGGGAACCCGCCGTCGGATCTGGATGCCTTGAAGCAGTGCATCATGAAGCTCTCTCAACTGGCGGCGGATCACCCCGAGATCCGTGAGATGGACATCAACCCGCTGATCGTGTATCCCGAGGGGGGTGGGTGTGTCGTTGCCGACGGGCGGATCATGCTCGAGCGGCCCCGGAAGGGAGCTGTCTGA
- a CDS encoding SDR family NAD(P)-dependent oxidoreductase: MTDFPVILVTGASRGLGAEIARWLGTAGAGVVLAARTESALTRVARSVASLGGAPMVLSADLAVREACDRVVQQALDRFGRLDGLVNNAGILEPVATIARSDPDAWAGNIAVNLLAPFYLIRAALPALQETRGRVINISSGAAGKPIGAWSAYCAAKAGLTHLTAVLAVEEPRITAVALRPGVVDTAMQERIRQEGPGAMDPETAEYFRRLKTEGRLEPPWVPARVAAWLALHAPRSLSGRFVEYDDPRIADPALDFFGASAPESVS; this comes from the coding sequence ATGACCGATTTTCCCGTGATTCTTGTCACCGGTGCCTCGAGGGGGCTGGGTGCCGAGATCGCCCGATGGCTGGGTACAGCCGGCGCGGGAGTGGTTCTGGCAGCCCGCACGGAATCAGCGTTAACCCGGGTCGCACGTTCGGTGGCGTCACTGGGGGGAGCGCCCATGGTCCTGTCGGCGGATCTGGCCGTTCGGGAGGCGTGCGATCGGGTGGTTCAACAAGCCCTCGATCGGTTCGGCCGGCTGGACGGCCTGGTCAACAACGCGGGGATCCTCGAGCCTGTCGCCACCATCGCGCGGTCCGACCCCGACGCGTGGGCCGGGAACATCGCCGTCAACCTGCTGGCCCCGTTTTATCTGATCCGTGCGGCGCTTCCTGCCCTGCAGGAAACACGCGGCCGCGTGATCAACATCAGCAGCGGTGCGGCAGGGAAACCGATCGGGGCCTGGAGCGCCTATTGCGCCGCCAAGGCCGGCCTGACGCATCTGACGGCGGTTCTCGCCGTCGAGGAGCCGCGAATCACCGCCGTGGCCCTCCGGCCGGGCGTTGTCGATACCGCGATGCAGGAACGGATCCGGCAGGAAGGACCGGGAGCGATGGATCCCGAGACTGCCGAATATTTCCGGCGACTCAAGACGGAGGGGCGGCTCGAGCCGCCCTGGGTGCCTGCCCGGGTCGCGGCGTGGCTGGCCCTCCATGCACCCCGCTCCCTGAGCGGGCGATTCGTCGAATACGACGACCCCCGGATCGCCGATCCGGCCCTGGATTTTTTCGGGGCGTCCGCGCCTGAATCAGTGTCCTGA
- a CDS encoding helix-turn-helix transcriptional regulator, whose amino-acid sequence MKELLSTREVAKFLDINEKMVYSLISEKGLPATKITGKWLFPKHLVEQWVEANTINYPEPSTHLPPYHGLLIIAGSNDPLLEKTITLFNQTHTDHVAVFGNLGSMGGIRALRRDLCHMASSHLLQEDEEDYNFAFAGAELDRMPAVVNFCRREQGILVRKGNPKDITSVADFARPGLRMVNRPLGTGTRLLFDRALAAAEIKGDQIDGYHLEVARHIDVGLEILTGRADAAPCIRPVANLLDLDFIPLRWERYDLLMTRERFFEQGVQLFIGMLHEKPFLELAAQIEGYDVGMAGKMVFPKE is encoded by the coding sequence ATGAAAGAGCTGCTGTCCACCCGTGAAGTCGCAAAATTCCTGGATATCAACGAAAAGATGGTCTATTCCCTCATCTCGGAAAAAGGCCTCCCCGCCACCAAAATTACCGGGAAATGGCTTTTCCCCAAACATCTTGTCGAGCAATGGGTTGAAGCCAACACCATCAATTATCCGGAGCCATCGACCCATCTTCCGCCCTACCACGGTCTTCTCATCATCGCCGGGAGCAACGATCCGCTTCTGGAAAAGACCATCACCCTTTTCAACCAGACTCACACGGACCATGTGGCGGTGTTCGGGAACCTGGGCAGCATGGGGGGAATCAGGGCGCTCCGGCGGGATCTCTGCCATATGGCGTCGAGCCACCTCCTGCAGGAGGACGAGGAGGACTACAATTTCGCCTTTGCCGGTGCGGAGCTGGATCGAATGCCCGCAGTCGTCAATTTCTGTCGGCGAGAGCAAGGCATCCTGGTGCGGAAGGGCAATCCCAAGGATATCACCTCTGTGGCGGATTTCGCCCGACCGGGCCTGCGGATGGTCAACCGGCCCCTCGGCACCGGCACCCGTCTCCTGTTCGACCGGGCGCTTGCCGCCGCAGAAATCAAGGGCGACCAGATTGATGGATATCATCTTGAAGTGGCTCGACATATCGACGTCGGGCTCGAGATCCTGACGGGCCGCGCGGATGCCGCGCCCTGTATCCGTCCGGTGGCCAACCTGCTCGACCTCGATTTCATTCCCCTTCGCTGGGAACGGTACGATCTGTTGATGACCCGGGAACGCTTTTTCGAGCAGGGGGTTCAACTCTTCATCGGCATGCTCCATGAAAAGCCGTTTCTGGAATTGGCGGCCCAAATCGAGGGGTATGATGTCGGCATGGCCGGGAAGATGGTTTTCCCCAAGGAGTAA